In the Flavobacterium sp. J372 genome, one interval contains:
- a CDS encoding ABC transporter ATP-binding protein, protein MNTPLLHINNVTISARKDKQWTPIVKNSAFVLNQNEILGIVGESGSGKSVTSLAVMGLLPKGILQITEGNISFEGKDVSAMTEKELRKMRGNDISMIFQEPMSSLNPSLKCGYQVAEILKEHTSLSDREIKAKVILLFEKVKLPNPDKIYNRYPHEISGGQKQRVMIAMAIACKPKILIADEPTTALDVTVQKEIILLLKELQQETGMSIIFISHDLSLVSDIANRVLVMYRGEIVEQGDANEIFNNPKHLYTKALISSRPSLDVRLKRLPTIGDYLNNTVNPEEITSSQRRQEHNDIYSKPPLLEVINVEKEYVSSAGLFGKNVNFKAVDDVSFKIYEGETLGLVGESGCGKSTLGNTILQLDKPTAGKILYRGTDLTKLSSGEIRELRKEIQIIFQDPYSSLNPRITVGKAIMEPMQVHGLYKNDKERREKVIEILNRVGLGEEHFNRYPHEFSGGQRQRIGIARTIALQPKLIVCDESVSALDISVQAQVLNLLNELKENFGFTYIFISHDLAVVKYMSDQVLVMNKGKIEEMNEADALYERPQKDYTKKLIAAIPSSSI, encoded by the coding sequence ATGAACACCCCGCTTCTCCATATCAACAACGTTACAATTTCAGCAAGAAAAGACAAGCAATGGACACCCATTGTAAAAAACAGTGCTTTTGTGCTCAATCAAAATGAGATACTGGGTATTGTAGGAGAATCGGGTTCGGGTAAGTCGGTTACCTCGCTTGCCGTGATGGGGCTTCTGCCGAAAGGCATTTTGCAGATTACCGAAGGCAACATCAGTTTTGAGGGTAAGGACGTGTCAGCCATGACTGAAAAAGAGCTGCGTAAAATGCGGGGCAATGACATCAGCATGATTTTCCAGGAACCTATGAGCTCGCTCAACCCATCACTAAAATGCGGCTACCAGGTTGCCGAGATACTGAAAGAACATACTTCACTTTCTGATAGAGAAATAAAAGCAAAGGTGATTTTACTGTTTGAAAAAGTGAAGCTGCCCAACCCCGACAAAATTTACAACCGCTACCCCCACGAGATTTCGGGCGGACAGAAACAGCGTGTAATGATCGCTATGGCGATTGCCTGCAAGCCCAAAATATTGATTGCCGATGAGCCTACTACTGCTCTTGACGTTACGGTACAGAAAGAAATAATCTTGTTACTGAAAGAACTCCAGCAGGAAACCGGCATGAGCATTATCTTCATTTCTCATGACTTGTCATTAGTAAGTGACATTGCTAACAGGGTACTGGTGATGTATCGTGGCGAGATTGTGGAGCAAGGCGATGCTAATGAGATTTTCAATAATCCTAAGCATCTTTATACTAAAGCCCTGATTAGCTCAAGGCCTTCTCTCGATGTTCGGTTAAAGCGTTTGCCTACTATTGGTGATTATCTCAACAACACGGTCAATCCTGAAGAAATTACATCATCACAGCGCCGGCAGGAGCACAATGATATCTATTCAAAACCCCCATTGCTGGAAGTAATTAATGTAGAGAAAGAATACGTTTCATCAGCCGGGTTATTTGGCAAAAACGTAAATTTTAAGGCGGTTGACGATGTTAGTTTCAAGATATATGAGGGTGAAACGCTTGGGCTGGTGGGTGAGTCGGGCTGCGGTAAGTCGACACTTGGGAATACCATCCTTCAACTCGATAAGCCGACTGCCGGAAAAATCCTCTACAGGGGAACAGACCTTACTAAACTTTCATCAGGAGAAATACGTGAACTCCGAAAAGAAATTCAAATAATCTTTCAGGATCCATATTCATCGCTAAACCCACGCATTACTGTAGGCAAAGCCATTATGGAACCTATGCAGGTACATGGGCTTTACAAAAACGATAAAGAACGCCGCGAGAAAGTCATTGAGATACTCAACCGTGTTGGGCTGGGAGAGGAGCACTTTAACCGCTACCCGCATGAGTTTTCCGGTGGGCAGCGTCAGCGTATCGGCATTGCGCGCACTATTGCCCTTCAGCCAAAGCTCATAGTGTGTGACGAGTCGGTTTCTGCCTTGGATATTTCTGTACAGGCGCAGGTGTTGAACTTACTTAATGAACTAAAGGAAAATTTCGGTTTTACTTATATTTTCATTTCGCATGACCTCGCTGTAGTAAAATATATGAGCGACCAGGTGCTGGTAATGAACAAAGGTAAAATTGAAGAAATGAATGAGGCTGATGCCTTATATGAGCGTCCGCAGAAAGACTACACGAAGAAGCTGATTGCAGCGATACCGAGTAGTAGTATTTAG
- a CDS encoding 3-oxoacid CoA-transferase subunit B, with amino-acid sequence MLGKEDIAKRIAKEVQDGYFVNLGIGIPTLVANYVREDISVEFQSENGVLGMGPFPFEGEEDADVINAGKQTITTLPGASFFDSATSFGMIRGQHVDLTILGAMEVAENGDIANWKIPGKMVKGMGGAMDLVASAENIIVAMMHVNKASESKLLKRCSLPLTGVGCVKKVVTELAVLEIVPEGFKLLERAPGVTVEDIKNATEGNLIIEGDIPEMVID; translated from the coding sequence ATGTTAGGAAAAGAAGATATAGCGAAAAGAATCGCAAAAGAAGTTCAGGACGGGTACTTTGTAAACCTGGGCATTGGCATACCAACGCTTGTAGCTAACTATGTACGTGAAGATATTTCAGTTGAATTCCAGAGTGAGAATGGCGTGTTGGGCATGGGTCCGTTTCCGTTTGAAGGCGAGGAAGATGCTGATGTTATCAATGCCGGTAAGCAGACCATCACGACATTACCCGGTGCATCATTCTTTGATTCGGCTACCAGTTTCGGGATGATACGCGGGCAGCATGTTGACCTTACCATACTCGGTGCGATGGAAGTTGCCGAGAACGGCGACATCGCCAACTGGAAAATCCCTGGTAAAATGGTAAAAGGCATGGGCGGCGCCATGGATTTAGTAGCTTCGGCCGAAAATATAATCGTAGCAATGATGCACGTAAACAAAGCCAGCGAATCAAAACTGCTTAAAAGATGCTCTCTGCCCCTTACAGGCGTTGGCTGCGTGAAAAAGGTAGTTACAGAGCTTGCCGTGCTTGAAATCGTGCCAGAGGGCTTTAAATTGCTTGAACGTGCACCGGGCGTTACCGTTGAAGACATCAAAAATGCCACTGAAGGCAACCTTATTATTGAGGGCGATATACCGGAGATGGTGATTGACTAG